The sequence TGTCCGCTCGTATAAAACATCGCACGGCTATCAGTCGCACCTGTTACATCAGGGAATAATTTCACCAATGCACTGGTAGTACGTAAACCAGCCCAGGCACTGCTTACACCAAAGTCAGAAGGTGTCATCGTTCCCCCTAATTGCGCGCAGATCAGGTAAGTAGTACCACCATAAGTCTGGGTTCTGGAACCGTCAAAGTTGGAAGTGAGCAGAAACTCTGATTTGGAAGTAGCGTTGTTATCTGCTTTAAACATGTTTGCATAACTGGCCACCAGTGAATAACCGGAGTTGATCACTTTGGTACTATAGGTAATCGCATCGGTGTAACGATCAGTACCTGTATATATCTGTGCATTCAGGTATAATCTGGATAAGAGCATCCATACACAGGCCTTATCTGCACGACCATATTCATTGGCACCTGGATCTGCCAGCAGTGTTTCCAGTTCTTTCAGCTCTGACTCTATATATGTGAACAGTTCTGTGCTGGAAACCTGGTTAGGATAATAGTAAGATACTTCGTTCGTATCGGTAGAGAAAGGTACATTACCAAACATGTCCAATGCATGATAGTAACTCAGTGCACGCAGGAACCTGGCTTCTGCCCTGAATGTTTTTGCTTCTTCTGCATTCGTACCAGTAATACCATTGCTGCTCAGTTTTGCATCAGACGTCTGACGGATAAACTCATTACACTGGGAGATCTGGTAAAAGAGGCGGGCAAACATGGCAGTGATGAAGTTGTCATCAGCTGTCCAGTTCATTTTGTGGAAGTTTTGAATAGTACCATCATTCCATCCCATCACCGCTTCATCAGTAGGTAATTCCTGCATCTGGTAGTAAGCACGGATGTAGTTAGAGGTACCTTCGTCTATACCACTGATATCAGCACTACCGGTTGGTCCGGTTTGCCCTGTAGTAGCCAGACCTGCATATAGCTTGGCCAGGATACTTTTGTAGTTACTAAAATCTGTATATACACTGGCCGTTGTTTCTTCCGTGATTGGATTGCGGTCCAGGTCTTTGGTACATGCTGCCAGTCCCCAGATCATCACGCCGGCAAGTAATGTATTATATATGAATTGCTTGATCATAACGTTCCTGTTTGTTAATTAGAAATCAAGGTTAACGCCCAGGGAATACACTCTTGGACGTGGATAGAACTTATCATCTATACCGCTGAATACTTCCGGATCCTGACCACTGTATTTAGTGATCACGAATACATTCTGTACGTTCGCATTTACACGCACACCTAATTTCTGATGCCAGATACGACCAAAATCATACGCCAGGTTCAGATAATCCATACGTACGAATGACCCGTTTTCTACATAGTAATCAGACCAGTATTGCGGGTTGGCAAAGTCTGTCTTCAACACACTGGAAGACATATTGGCCAGGAAGGAAGCATTCTGGAAAGACTTATAGTTGCCGAAGTTGGAAGCCTGGTTGTTGTAGATGTAGTTGCCAATGTTACTACGCAGACTAAAACCAAGGGTCCACTCTTTGTAATTGAAATTTGAATTGAAGCTCAGGTATAAAGTCGGATTCGGTGATTTGTAACGGTATTTATCTGCCGCTGTAATAGCACCATCACCATTTCTGTCTTCATATAAACCTTCAATCGGTTTGCCATTCTTATCGTAAATCTGTTTGTATACGTAGAAGGAATTGATAGCATAGCCTGTTGAATTGATCTGGATAGTATTACCAGTACCACCGGAGATATCGCCTGTAGCGAAACCTACCGCTGTATCACTCTTCACTTTGGAAAGAGACAGGATCTTGTTGTGATTGTAGGTGATATTGAAACCTGCATTCCAGGAGAAGTCTTTTGTCA is a genomic window of Chitinophaga sp. LS1 containing:
- a CDS encoding RagB/SusD family nutrient uptake outer membrane protein; the protein is MIKQFIYNTLLAGVMIWGLAACTKDLDRNPITEETTASVYTDFSNYKSILAKLYAGLATTGQTGPTGSADISGIDEGTSNYIRAYYQMQELPTDEAVMGWNDGTIQNFHKMNWTADDNFITAMFARLFYQISQCNEFIRQTSDAKLSSNGITGTNAEEAKTFRAEARFLRALSYYHALDMFGNVPFSTDTNEVSYYYPNQVSSTELFTYIESELKELETLLADPGANEYGRADKACVWMLLSRLYLNAQIYTGTDRYTDAITYSTKVINSGYSLVASYANMFKADNNATSKSEFLLTSNFDGSRTQTYGGTTYLICAQLGGTMTPSDFGVSSAWAGLRTTSALVKLFPDVTGATDSRAMFYTSGQNLEITDLTTFTDGYAVTKWSNKTSTGGTGSSTTFVDTDFPLFRLPEAYLNYAEAVLRGGTGGSTAEALTYVNKIRERAYGDASGDITSGQLNLQFILDERGREFYWEGYRRTDLIRYGYFTGSSYVWPWKGGVAAGTAVGDFRTLYPIPATELVANPNLKQNSGY